One genomic region from Granulicella aggregans encodes:
- a CDS encoding helix-turn-helix domain-containing protein yields the protein MSLSEELRARQSFLTSVEVMNLLQTTRGTLCEWVRSGRVPAIRSGNAYLFDPRDLADWIEARTTNHRRSVA from the coding sequence ATGAGTCTCAGCGAAGAACTACGGGCTCGTCAGAGCTTCCTCACTTCGGTCGAGGTTATGAACCTCCTCCAAACGACACGCGGCACCCTATGCGAGTGGGTTCGGTCGGGGCGTGTTCCCGCCATCCGCTCCGGTAATGCGTACCTCTTCGACCCGCGCGATCTCGCGGATTGGATTGAGGCACGCACCACTAACCACCGCCGGAGCGTGGCATGA